Proteins from one Streptococcus mitis B6 genomic window:
- the nrdD gene encoding anaerobic ribonucleoside-triphosphate reductase: MIALEEKITILPTLFVEKRDGRRVVFDVDKIDKALHKAADKVMDVTPLVEKRLNALTERIVTEIHSRFPQGVKIYEIQNIVEHELLEAKEYALAEEYITYRTQRDFERSKATDINFSIHKLLNKDQAVVNENANKDSDVFNTQRDLTAGIVGKSIGLQMLPKHVANAHQKGDIHYHDLDYSPYTPMTNCCLIDFKGMLENGFKIGNAEVESPKSIQTATAQISQIIANVASSQYGGCSADRIDEVLAPYAEKNYQKHLKDAEEWVLPDKREDYAWKKTQKDIYDAMQSLEYEINTLFTSNGQTPFTSLGFGLGTSRFEREIQKAILSIRIKGLGSEHRTAIFPKLIFTLKRGLNLEEGTPNYDIKQLALECATKRMYPDVLSYDKIVDLTGSFKVPMGCRSFLQGWKDENGVEVNSGRMNLGVVTVNLPRIALESEGDMNKFWEIFNERMNIAEDALVYRVERTKEATPANAPILYQYGAFGHRLGKEESVDQLFKNRRATVSLGYIGLYEVATVFFGNSWEHNPEAKEFTLDIIRDMKRRVEEWSDQYGYHFSIYSTPSESLTDRFCRLDTDKFGSIPDITDKEYYTNSFHYDVRKNPTPFEKLDFEKVYPEAGASGGFIHYCEYPVLQQNPKALEAVWDYAYDRVGYLGTNTPIDRCYKCDFEGDFEPTERGFACPNCGNSDSKTVDVVKRTCGYLGNPQARPMVNGRHKEIAARVKHMNGSTIKIAGHQVTN, from the coding sequence ATGATTGCACTAGAAGAAAAAATTACAATTTTGCCAACTCTCTTCGTCGAGAAACGAGATGGGAGACGTGTTGTATTTGATGTGGACAAGATTGACAAGGCTCTCCACAAGGCGGCAGACAAGGTTATGGATGTGACACCCTTGGTCGAAAAACGCCTCAATGCTCTGACCGAGCGAATTGTCACAGAAATTCATAGTCGTTTTCCGCAGGGAGTTAAGATTTACGAAATCCAAAATATCGTAGAACATGAACTCCTTGAAGCCAAAGAATATGCGCTGGCTGAGGAGTATATTACTTATCGGACACAGAGAGATTTTGAGCGCTCAAAAGCGACAGATATTAACTTTAGTATCCATAAACTACTCAACAAAGACCAGGCAGTTGTCAATGAAAATGCCAATAAAGACAGTGATGTCTTTAACACTCAGCGTGATTTGACAGCAGGCATTGTTGGGAAATCAATCGGACTGCAAATGCTTCCTAAGCACGTAGCCAATGCCCACCAAAAGGGGGATATCCACTATCACGATTTGGACTACAGTCCCTATACACCTATGACCAACTGCTGTTTGATTGATTTCAAGGGTATGTTGGAAAATGGTTTTAAGATTGGAAATGCAGAGGTAGAAAGTCCTAAGTCTATTCAGACTGCAACAGCTCAGATTTCGCAAATCATCGCAAACGTTGCTTCTAGCCAGTACGGAGGTTGTTCAGCTGACCGTATCGATGAAGTTTTGGCGCCTTATGCAGAGAAGAATTACCAAAAACACCTCAAGGATGCAGAAGAGTGGGTTTTACCTGACAAGCGGGAAGATTACGCTTGGAAGAAAACCCAAAAAGACATCTATGATGCCATGCAATCTCTTGAGTATGAAATTAATACTCTCTTCACCTCAAATGGACAAACACCCTTTACTTCGCTAGGTTTTGGTCTGGGAACCAGTCGTTTTGAACGTGAAATTCAAAAAGCTATTTTGAGTATTCGGATAAAGGGTCTTGGTTCAGAACACCGCACAGCTATCTTCCCAAAACTCATCTTTACGCTTAAAAGAGGTCTTAACTTAGAGGAAGGGACTCCAAACTACGACATCAAGCAGTTGGCTCTAGAGTGCGCAACCAAACGGATGTACCCAGATGTTTTGTCCTATGATAAGATTGTTGACTTGACAGGTTCTTTCAAAGTTCCTATGGGTTGCCGTTCGTTCCTTCAAGGATGGAAGGATGAAAATGGTGTAGAAGTCAATTCGGGTCGCATGAATCTGGGTGTTGTGACGGTTAACCTGCCTCGTATTGCTCTTGAGTCTGAGGGCGACATGAATAAGTTCTGGGAAATCTTCAACGAGCGGATGAATATCGCTGAAGATGCTCTTGTTTACCGTGTCGAACGCACGAAAGAGGCGACACCAGCGAATGCTCCTATCCTTTATCAGTACGGTGCTTTTGGCCATCGTCTAGGTAAAGAAGAAAGTGTTGACCAGCTCTTTAAGAATCGTCGGGCAACCGTTTCGCTGGGTTACATCGGTTTGTACGAAGTGGCAACTGTTTTCTTTGGTAATAGCTGGGAACACAATCCAGAAGCCAAGGAATTCACGCTGGATATCATTCGTGATATGAAACGCCGTGTAGAAGAGTGGTCAGACCAATATGGCTACCATTTCTCTATCTACTCAACACCATCTGAAAGTCTGACAGACCGTTTCTGTAGACTAGATACAGACAAGTTCGGTTCTATTCCTGATATTACAGATAAGGAATACTACACTAACTCTTTCCACTACGATGTTCGTAAAAATCCAACACCGTTTGAAAAATTAGACTTTGAGAAAGTCTATCCAGAAGCAGGTGCGTCAGGTGGTTTCATCCATTATTGTGAGTATCCAGTTCTTCAACAAAATCCAAAGGCCTTAGAAGCTGTCTGGGATTATGCCTATGACCGTGTGGGCTATCTTGGGACCAATACACCAATAGACCGTTGCTACAAGTGTGACTTTGAAGGGGATTTTGAACCAACCGAGAGAGGATTTGCTTGTCCCAACTGTGGCAATAGCGACTCTAAAACAGTAGACGTTGTTAAACGGACTTGTGGCTATCTAGGCAATCCTCAAGCGAGACCGATGGTCAATGGGCGTCACAAGGAAATCGCTGCGCGTGTCAAACATATGAATGGCTCAACGATTAAAATAGCTGGCCATCAAGTAACAAATTAG
- a CDS encoding damage-inducible protein CinA has protein sequence MSVYGRVEEVHQENREPLEYQIEQESHHRESSRLPLVKILLWSTLVTGITLGVPLLLDLMSTQEVQDFYAGWALHQTGKIYSDYYGSQGLLYYLLTYVTQGGFFFAIFEWLALVAGGFFLFRSADTLTEQGDQAGQVVTIFYMLVTGLAFGGGYATLLALPFLFAAFSLVAAYLSNPSHDKGFVRIGLALAGGFFFAPLASLLFIAVVSLGLLVFNLGHRRFAHGFYQFLAVALGFSLVFYPTAYYSVATGSFGDAISGIRYPIDSIRFDFTSKILENMAFYGLLSLGLGFVVCIFLGLFQSKPSKLYVISVPASLFLILGLVVIFFTQDPLHASRLMLIFPVFLLLLVSNIKGQQSGRSVRRRRREEPVSLWHRYTKGNLYLPILTLLYLLAVPFLMRFVLYPVSYQERDRLADLVKEETSTEDAIYAWDDTATLYRKSDRLSPSAILSPLHYTATEENRNKLLNDLKENQPKVIVVNDKVPVWSEVETILKENYQPVKTDYSEFKVYKIK, from the coding sequence ATGAGTGTGTATGGTAGAGTAGAAGAAGTTCATCAAGAGAATCGTGAACCTCTAGAATACCAAATCGAACAAGAATCGCATCATCGTGAATCAAGTCGTCTTCCTTTGGTGAAAATTTTACTATGGAGTACGCTTGTAACGGGGATAACTCTAGGAGTACCGCTATTACTCGATTTAATGAGTACACAGGAAGTGCAGGATTTTTATGCAGGTTGGGCGCTTCATCAGACAGGGAAGATTTACAGCGACTATTATGGAAGTCAAGGTTTGCTTTATTATTTGCTGACTTACGTGACTCAGGGCGGATTTTTCTTTGCCATCTTTGAGTGGTTAGCCTTGGTAGCAGGAGGATTTTTCCTCTTTCGATCGGCAGACACCTTGACAGAGCAAGGAGACCAGGCTGGACAAGTGGTGACTATTTTTTATATGCTGGTTACAGGTCTTGCTTTTGGTGGAGGCTATGCGACTCTTTTAGCGCTTCCTTTCTTATTCGCGGCCTTTAGTTTAGTTGCGGCTTATCTAAGCAATCCAAGTCATGATAAGGGATTTGTACGGATTGGGCTAGCTTTGGCAGGCGGATTTTTCTTTGCTCCCTTGGCATCGCTCCTGTTTATTGCTGTGGTGAGTTTAGGCTTGTTGGTCTTTAACCTTGGGCATAGACGTTTTGCACATGGATTTTATCAGTTTCTTGCAGTGGCTTTAGGTTTTTCACTGGTCTTTTATCCCACTGCCTACTATAGTGTTGCAACAGGAAGTTTTGGGGATGCCATTAGTGGTATTCGTTATCCTATTGACAGTATTCGCTTTGATTTTACTTCTAAAATTTTAGAGAATATGGCTTTTTATGGCTTGTTGTCCCTTGGTTTGGGATTTGTGGTTTGTATCTTTTTAGGTCTCTTTCAATCCAAACCCTCTAAACTATACGTCATTTCGGTTCCTGCAAGTCTATTCCTGATTTTAGGTTTGGTAGTGATTTTCTTTACACAGGATCCTCTACATGCATCCCGTTTGATGCTCATTTTCCCTGTCTTTCTTCTGCTTTTAGTATCCAATATCAAGGGGCAACAGAGTGGTCGTAGCGTTAGAAGAAGACGCAGAGAAGAGCCTGTTAGTCTCTGGCATCGCTATACCAAAGGAAATCTTTACCTACCGATTTTAACTTTGTTATATCTTTTGGCTGTTCCTTTTTTGATGAGGTTTGTCCTTTATCCAGTATCTTATCAAGAACGTGATCGTCTTGCTGATTTGGTGAAAGAGGAGACAAGTACGGAAGATGCTATCTATGCATGGGATGATACTGCAACTCTTTATCGTAAGAGTGATCGCTTATCGCCATCGGCTATTTTATCCCCGTTGCACTATACAGCAACTGAGGAAAATCGGAATAAGCTACTCAATGACTTAAAAGAAAATCAACCCAAGGTGATTGTGGTGAATGATAAGGTGCCAGTCTGGTCTGAAGTGGAAACAATTTTGAAAGAAAATTACCAACCAGTAAAGACGGATTACTCAGAGTTTAAAGTCTATAAAATTAAATAA
- the cls gene encoding cardiolipin synthase has translation MKYRKFQLLMSKYGFSLSIMLLELCLVFGLFLYLGRMAPILWVIVLIFMSMATIVAIVNRSMAPESKVMWLVVTFVPVIGPLLYLMFGERRLSKKEIKQLDRLGSMHFREDNSQALRQKLKEEDKAAYGVIKSLLSMDSNADVYDRTDSQFFSSGESMWQHMLEDLKKAEKFIFLEYYIVEEGLMWNSILDILEQKAAQGVEVKMLYDDIGCMATLPGDYTIQLRSRGIEAHKFNKVIPRLTVAYNNRDHRKILVIDGQVAYTGGINLADEYINHVERFGYWKDSGIRLDGPGVKALTRLFLMTWYINRGEISDFDQYHLENQPCSGQGLCIPYGSGPKPIFRTQVGKKVYQSLINQATDSVYITTPYLIIDYDLTESIKNAAMRGVDVRIVTPFIPDKKLIQLITRGAYPDLLSAGVRIFEYSPGFIHSKQISVDKDFAAVGTINLDYRSLLHHYENAVLLYKTESIAEIQKDFQEIFSVSQEIFPHTIKNSWYQKLIKEIAQLFAPIL, from the coding sequence ATGAAATATAGAAAATTTCAATTATTGATGTCCAAGTATGGCTTTAGTCTTTCGATTATGCTACTTGAACTTTGTCTGGTTTTTGGTCTCTTTCTCTATTTAGGGCGTATGGCCCCTATTCTATGGGTAATTGTCTTAATTTTTATGAGTATGGCGACTATTGTCGCAATTGTCAATCGCTCTATGGCGCCTGAAAGTAAAGTAATGTGGTTAGTGGTAACTTTTGTCCCTGTCATCGGCCCCTTGCTCTATCTGATGTTTGGTGAAAGGCGATTGTCCAAAAAAGAAATCAAGCAGTTGGATAGACTTGGTTCTATGCATTTTCGGGAGGATAACAGTCAAGCTCTCCGCCAGAAATTGAAGGAAGAGGATAAGGCGGCTTACGGAGTTATCAAATCTTTGCTAAGTATGGATAGCAATGCCGATGTCTATGATCGAACAGATTCACAATTCTTTTCTTCGGGTGAAAGCATGTGGCAACATATGTTGGAAGACCTCAAGAAAGCTGAGAAATTTATCTTTCTAGAGTACTATATTGTCGAAGAAGGTCTGATGTGGAATAGCATACTAGATATACTAGAGCAAAAGGCAGCTCAGGGTGTAGAGGTCAAGATGCTCTATGATGATATCGGCTGTATGGCGACTTTACCTGGAGACTACACTATTCAGCTTCGTAGTCGAGGAATTGAAGCCCATAAGTTTAACAAGGTGATTCCTCGTTTGACGGTGGCTTACAACAATCGGGACCATCGTAAAATCCTTGTCATAGATGGTCAGGTAGCCTATACAGGAGGCATTAACTTAGCCGATGAGTACATCAATCATGTAGAACGCTTCGGCTATTGGAAGGACAGTGGGATTCGTTTAGATGGCCCTGGTGTCAAGGCTCTAACCCGTCTCTTTTTGATGACTTGGTACATCAATCGTGGGGAAATCAGCGATTTTGACCAGTATCACTTGGAAAATCAGCCTTGTTCTGGTCAAGGGCTCTGCATTCCTTACGGTAGTGGACCCAAGCCCATCTTCCGTACCCAGGTAGGGAAAAAAGTCTATCAAAGTTTGATTAATCAGGCCACTGATTCAGTCTATATCACAACACCCTATTTGATTATTGACTATGATTTAACAGAGAGTATTAAAAACGCGGCCATGAGAGGTGTTGATGTCCGCATTGTGACTCCTTTCATTCCGGATAAAAAATTAATCCAGCTCATCACAAGAGGAGCCTATCCAGATCTTTTATCAGCAGGAGTAAGGATTTTTGAGTATAGTCCAGGCTTCATCCACAGTAAACAAATCTCAGTGGATAAGGACTTTGCTGCAGTTGGGACCATTAACTTAGATTATAGAAGTTTGCTTCACCACTATGAAAATGCAGTCTTGCTATATAAAACAGAATCCATCGCTGAGATTCAAAAAGATTTTCAAGAGATTTTTTCAGTATCGCAAGAAATTTTTCCTCATACGATAAAAAATAGCTGGTATCAGAAATTGATTAAGGAAATCGCCCAGTTATTCGCCCCTATCTTATAA
- a CDS encoding SP_0198 family lipoprotein — protein MKIKKIQLSLASLASLSLLVACSQRTQQVQQPAAQAQTQQTQQSQPAASSSTENTNQVATSSSQNAPVAQPTDIDGTYTGQDDGDRITLVVTGTTGTWTELESDGDQKVKQVTFDAANQRMIIGDDVKIYTLNGNQIVVDDMDRDPSDQIVLTK, from the coding sequence ATGAAAATTAAAAAGATTCAACTTTCTCTTGCTTCTCTAGCAAGTCTTAGTCTCTTAGTAGCTTGTTCACAAAGAACTCAACAGGTTCAACAACCAGCAGCTCAAGCGCAAACACAACAAACTCAGCAATCACAACCTGCTGCTTCATCGTCTACAGAAAATACAAACCAGGTAGCAACAAGTTCTTCACAAAATGCACCTGTTGCTCAACCGACTGATATTGATGGGACTTATACAGGTCAAGATGACGGAGACCGTATCACTTTAGTGGTCACTGGAACGACTGGTACATGGACTGAGCTCGAATCTGACGGGGATCAGAAAGTCAAACAGGTTACATTTGATGCAGCAAATCAACGCATGATTATTGGTGATGATGTCAAAATTTACACTTTAAACGGTAATCAAATCGTCGTAGACGATATGGATAGAGACCCATCGGACCAAATCGTTTTAACTAAATAA
- a CDS encoding bifunctional folylpolyglutamate synthase/dihydrofolate synthase, which produces MFEVEEWLHSRIGLNFRSGLDRMQQAVDLLGNPEKSYPIIHVTGTNGKGSTIAFMRELFMGHGKKVATFTSPHIVSINDRICINGQPIADADFIRLVEQVKEMEKTLLQTHDQLSFFELLTLIAFLYFREQEVDLVLLEVGIGGLLDTTNVVTGEIAVITSIGLDHQETLGDSIAAIAEQKAGIFKAGKKAVIAKLPPEARLVCQKKADSLAVDLYQAGKDFSMLNGDFSSSLANLSQLNIGLEGAYQQENAALALQTFLLFMREGKEAVDEQVVRQALEKTHWAGRLERIRPQIYLDGAHNLPALTRLVEFVKEKEREGYRLQILFGALKRKDYQGMLGYLTENLPQVELKVTGFDYQGSLDETDVTGYHVIPSYREFISDFEERADAQGLLFITGSLYFISEVRNHILEREQIN; this is translated from the coding sequence ATGTTTGAAGTAGAAGAATGGCTCCATAGTCGGATTGGTTTGAATTTTCGATCAGGTTTGGACCGAATGCAACAAGCGGTGGATTTGTTGGGGAATCCCGAGAAATCTTATCCTATTATCCACGTAACAGGGACTAATGGGAAAGGATCTACCATTGCTTTTATGAGGGAGTTATTTATGGGGCATGGTAAAAAAGTCGCGACCTTTACCTCTCCTCATATCGTATCCATCAATGACCGAATCTGCATTAATGGACAACCTATAGCAGACGCAGACTTCATCCGTTTGGTTGAGCAGGTCAAGGAGATGGAAAAAACGCTTCTGCAAACCCATGATCAGTTGTCCTTTTTTGAATTGCTGACTTTGATTGCTTTCCTCTACTTTAGGGAGCAAGAGGTGGACTTGGTTTTACTAGAAGTGGGAATTGGTGGCTTACTTGACACGACCAATGTGGTAACTGGAGAGATTGCCGTCATCACCTCCATCGGACTTGACCATCAGGAGACTCTGGGTGACAGTATAGCAGCAATTGCAGAGCAGAAAGCTGGTATTTTCAAGGCTGGTAAAAAGGCAGTGATTGCGAAATTGCCTCCAGAAGCTAGACTTGTCTGTCAGAAAAAAGCAGACTCTTTAGCTGTTGACCTTTATCAGGCAGGTAAGGATTTTTCAATGTTGAATGGGGATTTTTCAAGCTCTTTGGCCAACCTTTCACAGCTGAACATAGGCTTAGAAGGAGCTTATCAGCAGGAAAATGCGGCCTTGGCGCTACAAACGTTTCTTCTCTTTATGAGAGAAGGAAAGGAAGCTGTTGATGAGCAGGTTGTAAGACAGGCTTTGGAGAAGACCCATTGGGCTGGGCGTTTGGAGCGTATTCGTCCGCAGATTTACTTGGACGGTGCCCATAACCTCCCTGCCTTGACTCGCTTGGTTGAGTTTGTCAAAGAAAAAGAGCGGGAAGGCTATCGTCTTCAAATCCTCTTTGGAGCTTTGAAACGGAAGGATTATCAAGGGATGTTAGGTTATCTGACTGAGAATTTGCCTCAGGTGGAACTCAAGGTGACTGGTTTTGACTATCAAGGTTCTCTGGACGAGACAGATGTAACAGGTTACCATGTAATTCCCTCTTACCGAGAATTTATTAGCGATTTTGAAGAAAGAGCAGATGCCCAGGGTTTGTTGTTCATTACAGGGTCTCTCTATTTTATCTCAGAAGTACGGAACCACATACTGGAACGTGAGCAGATAAATTGA
- a CDS encoding DUF1292 domain-containing protein, giving the protein MSHDHNHDHEERELITLVDEQGNETLFEILLTIDGKEEFGKNYVLLVPVNAEEDEDGQVEIQAYSFIENEDGTEGELQPIPEDSEDEWNMIEEVFNSFMEE; this is encoded by the coding sequence ATGTCACACGATCATAACCACGACCACGAAGAACGTGAACTAATCACACTAGTAGATGAGCAAGGAAATGAAACCTTGTTTGAAATCCTTTTGACGATTGACGGAAAAGAAGAATTTGGTAAAAACTATGTTCTTCTAGTACCAGTTAATGCAGAAGAAGACGAAGACGGACAAGTTGAAATTCAAGCTTACTCATTCATCGAAAACGAAGATGGAACAGAAGGCGAATTGCAACCAATCCCAGAAGACTCAGAAGACGAATGGAACATGATTGAAGAAGTTTTCAATAGTTTTATGGAGGAGTAA
- the ruvX gene encoding Holliday junction resolvase RuvX: protein MRIMGLDVGSKTVGVAISDPLGFTAQGLEIIQINEEQGQFGFDRVKELVDTYKVERFVVGLPKNMNNTSGPRVEASQAYGAKLEELFSLPVDYQDERLTTVAAERMLIEQADISRNKRKKVIDKLAAQLILQNYLDRKF from the coding sequence ATGAGAATTATGGGATTGGACGTCGGTTCAAAAACGGTAGGGGTGGCTATTAGCGATCCGCTCGGTTTTACAGCTCAAGGACTTGAAATCATCCAAATCAATGAGGAGCAAGGCCAATTTGGTTTTGACCGCGTTAAGGAGTTGGTTGATACTTACAAGGTGGAACGATTTGTAGTGGGCTTGCCTAAAAACATGAACAATACAAGCGGACCGCGCGTGGAAGCTAGTCAAGCCTACGGAGCAAAGTTAGAAGAGCTTTTTAGTTTACCAGTAGACTATCAGGATGAACGCTTGACAACAGTGGCTGCTGAGCGCATGTTGATTGAACAAGCAGATATCAGCCGTAACAAGCGCAAGAAAGTCATTGATAAGTTAGCAGCTCAGCTGATTTTACAAAATTATTTAGATAGAAAATTTTAA
- a CDS encoding IreB family regulatory phosphoprotein produces the protein MGFTEETVRFKLDDSNKKEISETLTDVYASLNDKGYNPINQIVGYVLSGDPAYVPRYNNARNQIRKYERDEIVEELVRYYLKGQGVDL, from the coding sequence ATGGGATTTACTGAAGAAACAGTACGTTTTAAATTGGACGATTCCAATAAAAAAGAAATTAGCGAAACTTTGACTGATGTCTATGCTTCGTTGAACGATAAGGGCTACAACCCAATTAACCAAATCGTAGGTTACGTATTGAGTGGAGACCCTGCCTACGTTCCTCGTTATAATAATGCACGAAATCAAATCCGTAAGTATGAGCGTGATGAAATCGTTGAGGAATTGGTCCGCTACTACCTTAAAGGACAAGGAGTCGATCTGTAA
- a CDS encoding SP0191 family lipoprotein has translation MKKIVLVSLAFLFFLVGCGQKKETGPATKTEKDTLQSALPVIENAEKNTVVTKTLVLPKSDDGSQQTQTITYKDKTFLSLTIQQKRPVSDELKTYIDQHGVEETQKALLEAEEKDESIIEARKLAGFKLETKLLSATELQTTTSFDFQVLDVKKASQLEYLKNIGLENLLKNEPSKYISDRLANGATEQ, from the coding sequence ATGAAAAAAATAGTTCTTGTTAGTCTAGCTTTCCTTTTTTTCCTGGTTGGTTGCGGACAGAAAAAAGAAACTGGGCCAGCTACAAAAACAGAAAAAGATACGCTTCAGTCGGCATTGCCAGTTATTGAAAATGCTGAGAAGAATACAGTTGTAACCAAGACTTTGGTCTTGCCCAAGTCAGATGATGGTAGCCAGCAGACACAAACCATTACATACAAGGACAAGACTTTTTTGAGCTTAACGATTCAACAAAAACGTCCAGTTTCTGATGAGTTGAAAACTTATATCGACCAACATGGAGTGGAGGAAACTCAAAAAGCTCTCCTTGAGGCGGAGGAGAAGGATGAGTCTATCATAGAAGCTCGCAAATTAGCAGGATTTAAGCTTGAAACAAAACTATTAAGCGCAACAGAACTTCAAACAACGACTAGTTTTGATTTTCAAGTTTTGGATGTCAAGAAGGCTTCTCAGTTAGAATATTTGAAGAACATTGGCTTGGAAAATCTTTTGAAGAATGAACCAAGCAAATATATTTCAGACAGATTGGCAAATGGTGCGACAGAACAATAG
- the spx gene encoding transcriptional regulator Spx — protein sequence MIKIYTVSSCTSCKKAKTWLNAHQLSYKEQNLGKEGITREELLDILTKTDNGIASIVSSKNRYAKALGVDIEDLSVNEVLNLIMETPRILKSPILVDEKRLQVGYKEDDIRAFLPRSVRNVENAEARLRAAL from the coding sequence ATGATTAAAATTTATACAGTCTCAAGTTGTACTAGCTGTAAAAAAGCAAAAACCTGGCTCAATGCCCACCAGTTAAGTTATAAAGAACAAAACCTTGGTAAAGAAGGAATTACGAGAGAAGAATTACTGGATATTCTAACCAAAACAGATAACGGAATAGCCAGCATCGTTTCGTCTAAAAATCGCTATGCCAAAGCCCTTGGAGTGGATATTGAAGATTTGAGTGTCAACGAAGTCCTCAATCTGATTATGGAAACACCGAGAATTTTAAAGAGCCCAATCCTTGTAGATGAAAAACGCCTGCAAGTTGGCTATAAGGAAGACGATATTCGTGCCTTCCTACCACGCTCTGTCCGTAATGTAGAAAATGCAGAAGCACGTTTGCGTGCAGCTCTATAA